The following proteins are co-located in the Halarcobacter sp. genome:
- the ffh gene encoding signal recognition particle protein — MFDSITGSIKNAVNKIRHKDDIASLKKAITELKKSLLKADVHHKTTKELVTAIELETKKNGIGQNSFLNALKDELTNVLTTSGNQGFVFSNTPPTVILMTGLQGSGKTTTTGKLANYLKLRKKKVLVAAADLQRLAAVEQLKQIATQIEVDIYFDDNEKDPVKIATAAKEKARKELYDVLLIDTAGRLAIDEELMAQLHEVKEAVNPNEIFYVADSLTGHDATKTATSFKEQIGIDGVILSKYDGDTKGGVAISIAHQVGVPLRFIGIGEKMPDLEVFIPDRIVSRLMGAGDIEGLAEKTAAVIDEKKAKEVTKKIKKGEFNFNDFLEQLAMMSKLGSMKSIIGMIPGLSQMAGPLKDMDFENSDEIKRIKALIGSMTPKERETPSLMNPSRKKRIAKGSGLSEAQINKILKQFKNASKMAKKLSSKGGMKGLQNMMSQMQGQGGPGGLNLPK; from the coding sequence TTGTTTGATTCAATAACCGGTTCGATAAAAAATGCAGTAAATAAAATTAGACACAAAGATGATATTGCTTCATTAAAAAAAGCAATTACAGAATTAAAAAAATCACTTTTAAAAGCTGATGTACATCATAAAACTACAAAAGAACTTGTAACTGCAATTGAACTAGAAACAAAAAAGAATGGTATTGGACAAAATTCATTTTTAAATGCTTTAAAAGATGAATTAACAAACGTATTAACAACAAGCGGAAATCAAGGTTTTGTTTTCTCAAATACTCCTCCAACAGTAATATTAATGACTGGACTTCAAGGTTCAGGTAAAACAACTACAACAGGTAAATTAGCAAATTATTTAAAACTTAGAAAGAAAAAAGTTTTAGTTGCTGCTGCCGATTTACAAAGATTAGCAGCAGTTGAACAGTTAAAACAGATTGCAACACAAATTGAAGTAGATATATATTTTGATGATAATGAAAAAGATCCTGTGAAAATTGCAACTGCAGCAAAAGAAAAAGCAAGAAAAGAACTTTATGATGTACTTTTAATAGATACAGCTGGACGTTTAGCAATTGATGAAGAATTAATGGCTCAATTACATGAAGTAAAAGAAGCAGTAAATCCAAATGAAATTTTTTATGTAGCAGATTCATTAACAGGGCATGACGCAACTAAAACTGCTACATCTTTTAAAGAACAGATTGGAATTGATGGTGTTATTTTATCAAAATATGATGGTGATACTAAAGGTGGAGTTGCTATCTCTATTGCACATCAAGTTGGTGTTCCATTAAGATTTATTGGTATTGGTGAAAAGATGCCAGATCTTGAAGTGTTTATCCCTGATAGAATTGTTTCTAGGCTTATGGGAGCAGGGGATATAGAAGGTCTTGCTGAAAAAACTGCAGCAGTTATTGATGAGAAAAAAGCAAAAGAAGTAACTAAAAAGATAAAAAAAGGTGAATTTAACTTTAATGACTTTTTAGAACAATTAGCAATGATGAGTAAGTTAGGGTCAATGAAATCTATTATTGGTATGATTCCAGGTTTATCACAAATGGCTGGCCCATTAAAAGATATGGACTTTGAAAACTCTGATGAGATAAAAAGAATTAAAGCGTTAATTGGTTCAATGACTCCAAAAGAGAGAGAAACACCAAGTTTAATGAATCCTTCAAGAAAGAAAAGAATTGCAAAAGGTTCTGGACTTTCAGAAGCTCAAATTAATAAAATCTTGAAACAATTTAAAAATGCATCAAAGATGGCTAAAAAACTTTCATCAAAAGGTGGAATGAAAGGCCTTCAGAATATGATGAGTCAAATGCAAGGTCAAGGTGGTCCTGGAGGGCTTAATTTACCTAAATAG
- a CDS encoding response regulator → MKILIVDDSSTMRRIIGNVVMQLGYAKDDFDEAEDGVKAWKLLSESQYDIILTDWNMPNMNGLELVKKVRSEGNHQKVPIIMITTEGGKNEVITALKAGVNNYIVKPFNAEVLKEKLDGVLK, encoded by the coding sequence ATGAAGATTTTAATAGTTGACGATAGCTCTACTATGAGAAGAATTATTGGTAACGTTGTCATGCAACTTGGTTATGCTAAAGATGATTTTGATGAAGCTGAAGATGGTGTAAAAGCATGGAAATTATTAAGTGAATCTCAATACGATATAATATTAACAGATTGGAATATGCCAAATATGAATGGTTTAGAGTTAGTTAAAAAAGTTAGGTCTGAGGGTAACCATCAAAAAGTTCCTATCATTATGATTACAACTGAAGGTGGTAAAAATGAGGTTATTACAGCACTTAAAGCTGGTGTAAATAACTATATTGTTAAACCTTTTAATGCTGAAGTGTTAAAAGAGAAACTTGATGGGGTTCTGAAATAG
- a CDS encoding flagellar hook-basal body protein, which translates to MNQGTYPLAASMINQINRIDMISNNLANTNTHGFKQEDSTEGSFNYYLQRAQMEGFTPTKINEVTNTVPKMDSKFINSEQGVIMPTGNALDFALSDSNTFFKIQDSSGDIVYTRDGAFKNLNGFLVDSNGQFVLSNDNEPIELGEDGFENQISVTRIDFEELEKYKDNNFKLKENGQITEQLENNDGQLVQGAIEKSNVNSVSTMVALIDAHRRFEQAQKAVKTIDELNGNLIEKIGNNTK; encoded by the coding sequence ATGAATCAAGGTACTTATCCACTAGCTGCTTCAATGATAAATCAAATCAATAGAATTGATATGATATCTAACAATTTAGCTAATACTAATACTCACGGTTTTAAACAAGAAGATAGTACTGAGGGTTCATTTAATTATTATTTACAAAGAGCTCAAATGGAAGGTTTTACTCCTACTAAAATAAATGAAGTTACTAATACAGTTCCTAAAATGGATTCGAAATTTATTAATAGTGAACAAGGTGTAATTATGCCTACTGGTAATGCTTTAGATTTTGCATTAAGCGATTCTAATACTTTTTTTAAAATACAAGATAGTAGTGGGGATATTGTTTACACAAGAGATGGGGCATTTAAAAATTTAAATGGTTTTTTAGTTGATTCAAATGGACAATTTGTATTAAGCAATGACAATGAACCTATTGAACTTGGAGAAGATGGTTTTGAAAATCAAATCTCTGTTACAAGAATTGATTTTGAAGAACTTGAAAAATATAAAGATAATAATTTTAAATTAAAAGAGAATGGACAAATAACTGAACAATTAGAGAATAATGATGGTCAATTAGTACAAGGTGCAATTGAAAAATCAAATGTTAATTCAGTATCTACAATGGTTGCTTTAATTGATGCTCATAGAAGATTTGAACAAGCACAAAAAGCAGTAAAAACTATTGATGAATTGAATGGAAACTTAATAGAAAAAATAGGGAATAATACTAAATAA
- a CDS encoding KH domain-containing protein, whose translation MITNFIESYAKLIVSKPDEVSLSTNKVDETFTEITIKANSADIGKLIGKNGNMINALKTMANGCKAKDGVSYKIQVLAN comes from the coding sequence ATGATTACAAATTTTATAGAAAGTTACGCAAAACTTATTGTTAGTAAGCCTGATGAGGTATCATTATCAACGAATAAAGTAGATGAAACATTTACAGAGATTACAATCAAAGCTAATAGTGCTGATATTGGTAAACTTATTGGTAAGAATGGTAATATGATTAATGCCTTAAAAACCATGGCTAATGGTTGTAAGGCTAAAGATGGTGTTTCTTACAAAATACAAGTACTTGCTAACTAA
- the rimM gene encoding ribosome maturation factor RimM (Essential for efficient processing of 16S rRNA), with product MNNKIYVAKLGKAVGLKGHLRLFIDSDFPEQFKKNTIFTTNRKLQLKVQEYNSSRELIKFEGYDDVDIAKKLTNQELYVTAEQTKESCKLEKDEYFWFDIIDCKIIEADKTLGIVKDIHRFPLDDYLEIATDKNLVEELKLSKTFLIPYNVEHYIIDVNIDKKVIETKNCFEILENS from the coding sequence ATGAATAACAAAATATATGTTGCTAAGCTAGGAAAAGCAGTAGGATTAAAAGGTCACTTAAGACTTTTTATTGATTCTGACTTTCCTGAGCAATTTAAAAAAAACACTATTTTTACTACAAATAGAAAATTGCAATTAAAAGTACAAGAATACAACTCTTCAAGAGAACTAATCAAATTTGAGGGTTACGATGATGTAGATATTGCAAAAAAACTTACAAATCAAGAATTATATGTTACTGCTGAACAAACTAAAGAGTCTTGTAAATTAGAAAAAGATGAATATTTTTGGTTTGATATTATAGATTGTAAAATAATTGAAGCAGATAAAACTCTTGGAATTGTAAAAGATATTCATAGATTTCCATTAGATGATTATTTGGAAATTGCTACTGATAAAAATTTAGTTGAAGAATTAAAACTTTCTAAAACTTTTTTAATACCTTACAATGTTGAACATTATATTATTGATGTTAATATCGATAAAAAAGTTATTGAAACTAAAAATTGTTTTGAAATATTAGAAAACTCATAA
- the rpsP gene encoding 30S ribosomal protein S16: MTVIRLTRMGRNKKPFYRIVVTDSRKRRDSGWIESIGYFNPVSEPKVLKLDEERYNYWLSVGAKPSEKVKKLASQK, translated from the coding sequence ATGACAGTAATTAGATTAACAAGAATGGGAAGAAACAAAAAACCATTTTATAGAATAGTTGTAACAGACTCAAGAAAAAGAAGAGATTCAGGTTGGATTGAATCAATTGGTTACTTTAATCCAGTATCTGAGCCAAAAGTATTAAAGCTTGATGAAGAAAGATATAACTATTGGTTAAGTGTTGGTGCAAAACCATCAGAAAAAGTTAAAAAATTAGCATCACAAAAGTAA
- the flgB gene encoding flagellar basal body rod protein FlgB — protein MKASGVTDLLFEQLSFRGDRQKVISSNIANINTPNYKTKELVFQDELKKVDDSKNLALKTTNSMHISATSTNQSTNDKSRLIEVKGLEEQNDGNNVNLDKQMSEMSKNKVIFDALQSSIKKDSALFKSVIQASQKN, from the coding sequence ATGAAGGCAAGTGGCGTAACAGACTTATTATTTGAACAATTAAGTTTTAGAGGTGATAGACAAAAGGTTATTTCAAGCAATATTGCAAATATTAATACTCCTAATTATAAAACAAAAGAGTTAGTGTTTCAAGATGAACTTAAAAAAGTTGATGATAGTAAAAATTTAGCTTTGAAAACAACAAATTCTATGCATATCAGTGCAACTTCAACAAATCAATCAACAAATGATAAATCAAGACTAATTGAAGTAAAAGGTTTAGAAGAACAAAATGATGGAAATAATGTAAATTTAGATAAACAGATGAGTGAAATGTCAAAAAATAAAGTAATTTTTGATGCATTGCAATCCTCTATAAAAAAAGATTCAGCTTTATTTAAATCTGTAATCCAAGCATCACAAAAAAATTAA
- the fliF gene encoding flagellar basal-body MS-ring/collar protein FliF — protein MDQLLKFINNLNSAQRAVIIGGFSILFILLIALLVYSNIKAQDKKLNYTIASNLTKNQVMLASNELEASGIEFAVIGSGDNLTLKTSKDFINIAKIKLVTSEASTSNHVGWEIFEKSSLGTTNFENKVKYLRALEGELSRSLESLSGVLRASVKIAIPKETIFTERKIDPTASAVISMKPGVFLTQKQIDGIKNFIASAVSNLKVENIQLIDQDGALLQMSSDDLDNQKSLAQNKYKLKLEEDYEDKIVALLEPFVGVGRVVARVSLDLDFKKRHIQQEIYDPEGTIRSQQTDELESSSIGGNNGTGGTAGVDNNIQEPDSANGNGNGQSNTVSTKNITNYEISKKVIDEKNNNYSSIKRVTAAVTFDSTVLADVENRDEFLASIESVVQDTIGYDEKRGDKITVRDFKFIGLKSVNASGTQVDENGNPIVASGDNGVDTFSMIRSILKDFSEYIQYLIAAILLYVFYKKFIVNHEVVIIGDNKGKKLDKDGKPIDEELVNDFMSNYEDEFDSSTAQGRLKAKVKSQILNNIEGLDEESAAKYEVLIETLDKEINNSPADIAKMIELLLTEGSGKFK, from the coding sequence ATGGATCAACTCTTAAAGTTTATAAACAATTTAAATTCTGCACAAAGAGCTGTAATTATCGGTGGTTTTTCAATACTTTTTATATTATTAATTGCTTTATTAGTTTATTCAAATATAAAAGCACAAGATAAAAAATTAAATTATACTATTGCATCTAATTTAACAAAAAACCAAGTAATGTTAGCTTCAAATGAGTTAGAGGCTTCAGGTATAGAGTTTGCAGTAATTGGAAGTGGAGATAATTTAACACTTAAAACTTCAAAAGATTTTATTAATATTGCAAAAATTAAATTAGTTACAAGTGAAGCTTCAACTAGTAATCATGTTGGGTGGGAAATATTTGAAAAATCATCACTTGGAACAACAAATTTTGAAAATAAAGTTAAATATTTAAGAGCCTTAGAAGGGGAATTATCAAGGTCTCTTGAATCTTTATCAGGAGTTTTACGAGCAAGTGTTAAAATTGCTATTCCTAAAGAGACAATTTTTACAGAAAGAAAAATAGATCCAACTGCATCTGCTGTGATTTCAATGAAACCAGGAGTTTTTTTAACACAAAAACAAATAGATGGAATTAAGAACTTTATTGCATCAGCCGTTTCAAACCTAAAAGTTGAAAACATTCAATTAATTGATCAAGATGGTGCACTACTTCAAATGTCTTCAGATGATTTAGATAATCAAAAATCACTTGCACAAAATAAATATAAATTAAAGCTTGAAGAGGATTATGAAGATAAAATTGTGGCACTTTTAGAGCCATTTGTTGGAGTGGGAAGAGTTGTTGCAAGAGTTTCTCTTGATTTAGATTTTAAAAAAAGACATATTCAACAAGAGATATATGACCCTGAAGGGACAATTAGAAGTCAACAAACTGATGAACTTGAAAGTAGTTCAATTGGTGGAAATAATGGTACAGGTGGAACTGCTGGAGTTGATAATAATATACAAGAACCAGATTCTGCAAATGGTAATGGAAATGGTCAATCAAATACTGTTTCAACAAAAAATATTACAAATTATGAAATTTCAAAAAAAGTAATTGATGAAAAAAATAATAATTATTCATCTATAAAGAGAGTTACTGCTGCTGTTACATTTGACTCAACTGTTTTAGCCGATGTAGAAAATAGAGATGAATTTTTAGCTTCAATTGAATCAGTAGTACAAGATACTATTGGTTATGATGAAAAGCGTGGCGATAAAATAACAGTTAGGGATTTTAAATTTATTGGATTAAAATCTGTAAATGCTTCAGGTACTCAAGTTGATGAAAATGGAAATCCTATTGTAGCTAGTGGAGATAATGGTGTAGATACTTTCTCTATGATAAGATCAATTCTAAAAGACTTTTCAGAATATATTCAATATTTAATTGCAGCAATTTTATTATATGTATTTTATAAAAAATTTATTGTTAATCATGAAGTTGTTATCATTGGAGATAATAAAGGTAAAAAACTTGATAAAGATGGAAAGCCTATAGATGAAGAATTAGTCAATGATTTTATGTCTAATTATGAAGATGAATTTGATTCTTCAACAGCACAAGGAAGATTAAAAGCAAAAGTAAAAAGTCAAATCTTAAATAATATAGAAGGTTTAGATGAAGAGAGTGCAGCTAAGTATGAGGTTTTAATTGAAACTTTAGATAAAGAGATAAATAATAGTCCAGCTGATATAGCAAAAATGATTGAATTGCTATTGACAGAGGGAAGTGGTAAATTTAAATAA
- the flgG gene encoding flagellar basal-body rod protein FlgG, which yields MIRGLYTAATGMNAMQNQIDVTSNNISNVNTMGFKQDRAEFQDLMYESLNYTAGQTSEITTNPTGIDVGLGVRISGIQKNFLEGDLKNTSNTLDIAIEGKGFFQITMPNGEIAYSRGGAFKLDNEGNIVNGNGYMLEPQITVPENLVELTIANDGTVTAEDPATGDVTNLGQITTVDFINPAGLTPLGESLYLASEASGDPIEGVPSEEQFGSLKQGMVELSNVKLVNEMVDLITAQRAYEANSKAITTSDDMLSIVNQLKR from the coding sequence ATGATAAGAGGTTTATATACAGCAGCAACTGGTATGAATGCAATGCAAAATCAAATAGACGTAACTTCTAACAACATTTCGAATGTAAACACTATGGGATTTAAACAAGACAGAGCTGAATTTCAAGACTTAATGTATGAAAGTTTAAACTATACAGCAGGTCAAACTTCTGAAATCACAACAAATCCAACTGGAATTGATGTAGGATTGGGAGTTAGAATATCTGGTATCCAAAAAAACTTCTTAGAAGGTGATTTAAAAAACACCTCTAATACTCTTGATATAGCAATTGAAGGGAAAGGTTTTTTCCAAATAACAATGCCTAATGGAGAGATAGCATACTCACGTGGTGGCGCCTTTAAACTTGACAATGAAGGAAATATTGTAAATGGTAATGGTTACATGCTTGAACCACAAATAACAGTTCCAGAAAATTTAGTAGAATTAACAATAGCAAATGATGGAACTGTTACTGCTGAAGACCCTGCAACTGGAGATGTAACAAACTTAGGACAGATTACTACTGTTGATTTTATCAATCCTGCAGGATTAACACCTTTAGGTGAATCTTTATATCTTGCTAGTGAAGCATCAGGGGATCCAATTGAAGGTGTACCATCTGAAGAACAATTTGGTTCATTAAAACAAGGAATGGTTGAATTGTCAAATGTTAAACTAGTTAATGAAATGGTTGATTTAATTACAGCACAAAGAGCATATGAAGCTAACTCAAAAGCGATAACTACTTCTGATGATATGCTAAGTATTGTTAATCAATTAAAAAGATAA